The window TGGGACAGGCGGTGGGGGAGACGGTGGGCTACCGCGTGCGCTTCGAGTCGCGGGTCTCGGCGCGCACCCGGCTGGAGGTGGTCACCGAGGGCATCCTGACCCGCCGCCTGCAGCGTGACCCCGAACTGGCGGGTGTGGGGCTGGTCATTCTGGACGAGTTCCACGAGCGTTCCCTGAACGCGGACCTCGCGCTGGCCCTGCTGCGCGAGGTGCAGGGAGCACTGCGCGGCGACCTGCGGGTGCTGATCATGAGCGCGACCCTGGACCCGGACCTGCCCGCCCGGCTGGGAGCGCCGCTGGTGGAGAGCATGGGCCGGGCCTATCCGGTCGAGGTGCGCTACCTGCCCACGGATCCGGTGGGCCGCGTGGAGGATCTGGTGGCCCGCAAAGTCCGGCAGGCCCTGGCCGACGACGAGGGCGATGTCCTGGCCTTCTTGCCCGGGGTGCGCGAGATTCGCGCGGCGGCGGCAGCTCTGGCAGACGTGGAGGCTGCGGTGCTGCCCCTGTACGGCGACCTGGGGGTCGGGGAGCAACGCCGCGCCCTTCTTCCCGATCCGGGTGGACGGCGCAAGGTGGTCCTGGCCACCAGCATCGCCGAGACCTCCCTCACCATTGACGGGGTGCGGGTGGTCGTGGACAGCGGGCAGAGCCGCACCCAGGCCTTTGACCCGGCCACCGGACTGAGCCGGATGGTGACGGGCCGGGTCACGCGGGACAGCGCCGCGCAGCGGGCCGGACGGGCGGGCCGCACCGCGCCCGGGGTCGCCTACCGCCTGTGGTCCGAGCGCACCCACCCACTGCTGCCGCCCGCCCGCGCGCCGGAAGTGCTGGAGGCCGATCTGGCCCCCCTGACGCTGGAACTCGCCGCCTGGGGAGCGCCCGACCCGGCGGCGCTGGCGTGGCTGGACGCGCCGCCCGCGCCGCGCGTGGAAACCGCGCGCCGGGTGCTGCGGGAACTGGAGGCGGTGGATGAGGCCGGCCGCGTCACGCCGGAGGGCCAGCGTCTGCTTGAATTTCCCACGCATCCCCGGCTGGCTCACCTGCTGACGGGCGGGGATGCGCGCGGACTGGGGCCACTGGCCGCCGACCTGGCCGCGCTGCTGGAGGAACGCGATCCGTTGCCGCCCGGTTCCGGCGCGGACCTGAGTGAACGGGTGGAGGCTTTGCGGGCGTGGCGGCGCGGCGAGCGTGCCCGGGGAGACGTGGCCGTGCTGGAGCGGGTGGAGCGCCTGTCGCGGCAGTGGCGCAGCCTGCTGAAAGTGCGCCCCGAGAACGAGCCCCCCGACCCCTTCGGCGTGGGCGCCTTGATCGCCCGGGCCTATCCCGAGCGGGTGGCGCTGGCGCGTGAACTGCAAGCCGGGGGCGTCCGGGGGCGCTTTCTGCTGGCGGGGGGGCAGGGGGTGATCCTGCCGGAAGGCGACGCGCTGGCAGGCCTGCGGACGCTGGCGGTGGCGCACCTGGACGCCCGGCCCACCGGTCAGGGAGCCGAGGGCCGCATCTACCTGGCTGCGCCACTGGACCCTGCCGTGCTGGAGGACCGTGCGGTGTGGCTCGAGAGCGTGCGCTGGGAGACCCGCAGCGGGACCCTGCTGGCCCAGAGGGAGCGGCGGGTGGGGGCCCTGGTGCTGGAGACGCGGCCCCTGCGTGACAGTTCCGCCGGGGCGCGGGCACAGGCCCTGGCCGGAGCCATCCGCGGCGAGGGCCTGCACCTGCTGACCTTCTCGCCGGCGGCAGCGGCCCTGCGGGCGCGGGTGGAGGCTTTGCGTCACTGGCGGACTGGGGACGGCTGGCCGGACCTCTCGGACGCCGCGCTGCTGGACACGCTGGAGGAGTGGCTCGGGCCCCGCCTGGGCACGGCCCGCACGCGCGAGGACCTGGGACGGCTTGACCTGCTGCCCGCCCTGCAGGCTCAGTTGCCTTGGCCGCTGCCGCAGCACCTCGATGATCTGGCCCCCACCCACCTGACCGTTCCTACCGGCAGCCGCATCCGGCTGGAATACCGCGCCGACGGTTCGCCGCCGATCCTGGCCGTAAAGCTGCAGGAGCTCTTCGGGCTGGCCGACACGCCGGCGGTGAACGGGGGGCGCACGCCCGTGCTGCTGCACCTGCTGTCGCCGGCCGGCCGGCCCGTGCAGATTACCCAGGACCTGCGCTCGTTCTGGAACTCCTCGTATTTCGAGGTGCGCAAGGACCTGCGGGGCCGCTATCCCCGGCACCCGTGGCCGGATGACCCGTGGACCCACGCCCCGGTCAAGGGTGTCAAGCGGCGGGGCACCTGAGCATTCAGGCGGGTGGGGAACGGGGGAACGTTTGATAGTCCCCCTCAGCAGGCGGACACGCTAGCCTGCCGTCATGAAGATCTGGGGAACCGGTCCGTTTGAGAATGAGGTGGGCGCGGCCTTCGCGCAGGAGGTCGTGCAGGACGGCGAGGTGGCGCTGGCCGAGGCCTTCGATGTGGCCCTGGATCCCGACACCGATTTTCTGGCCGCCGAGGAGGGCTGGCGGGCGGTGGCCGCTGCCGGCGTGCTGGACGCCGCGCTGAATGGAGCCACAGCCGCCCTCACCGACGCCGCGCTGCGGGCCTGGGTGGAGGCGGCGGAGCCGTCCATTCTGGCTCCGCTGCGGGAGGGAGCGCAGGAAGCGCTCGCCCGCGTCCTGGGCCCCGACAGCGAACTGCCCGAGTTGTGGGAAGACGGAGAGGACGCGGCGGGATGGCGCGCCACGGTGCAGCAGCTTCGCGCCTCCCTGTCCTGAGCGCGGCTTAGCTCCGCTTCAGAAGCGCAGTTCCAGGCCCACGCCCGCTCCAAAGCCCGAGGCGGTGCTGCCGCGCACGAAGGCCCGCCACCCGGACGGTCCCAGCAGCGGTCCCCGCAGTCCGCCCTCGGTATAGACGCCAAAGCGGCCCGCGTACTCTGCGCCCGCGCTGGCAAAGGCATCGATGCGGGTCAGGGGCAGGTTCAGGTCGCGCAGGGTCACGCCCGCCGCAAAGCGGCTGGGGTTGTCCTTGCGCCATGCCCGCTCTGCGGTCGCCTCAACCCCCAGCGTCCCCAGCACCGGCACCTGAAACACCGAGAGGCCCGCGTGCAGGCCGTAGCCCCGAGTCGTGGCGTCCACTCCGGCCCAGGTGGTCGCGGCCGAGGCGGTGCAGGGCAGGGCGATGGCGGCGGCGATCAGCAGGGCGCGTGGGGTCATGTCCTTCAGGCTACCTGTCCAGCGTCCGGATGGATGAGAAGCCTCAGCCATTGAGCCGGACCCCGGCCACCGTTGCGAGCATGCGGAAGGTCTGGAACAGGTGGTAGGCGGTGTCGCTGCTCCAGCCCACCGTGACCGCGTCCACCCGCGTGATGTCCGGGATGCGCGCGCAGGCGTCGGCACGCGCCTGATGGTCAAAGGACAGCTGACACGGCGCGGGCCAGCGGGTGGTGTACGGCTGGGCGTTCCGGGCGGCGCGCACGGCCTGTTCGGCTCCATCGCGGATGCGTCGCTGCGCCTCGGCGGGGTGCAGGTGAACGGCGGCGTAGGTGCTCAGGCCTTCCTTGACGGCCACCGTGGTTACGCCGTCGCCCAGTTCGGCGCGGATCTCGGCCATGGCCACGTCGTCCCCGCTGGCAAACACCACCGGCACGCCGTAGTGTCCGGCGAGCAGCGCATTCAGGCCGTACTCGCCGGTATCGATGCCCCCCACGCGCACGTTGCGGATAAAGCCGTTCCAGGTGTGGGCCAGCGGTCCGCGGGGGCTGCCGGCACGGGCGTGGTAGCCCACGAACAGCAGCGCGCCCACGCCGTCCTCCTGCACGCCCTGCACCATGCTCAGCGGCTTGTCGTTGCCGCTGGTAAAGCGCACCGCCTGCGGCAGCAGTTCGGGAATCAGGTTGCGCATGGTGTCGTGGCTGTCGTTGATGAGCACATCTGTGGCGCCGCCCATCAGCGCGCCCTCGGCGGCGGCGGCGGCCTCCAGCGTCATGCGCTCGCGGGCCGTCTGGTACTCGGTGCCGTTCACCAGTCCTCCGAATTCCGGCGGGCTGACCTGCACCCACGACGCCACCCCGCACACGCCCTCCATGTCCACGCTGATGACCACCTTCACGGCTGTTTCCTCATGCGGGTCAGCGTAGCGTCTGGACGGCCAACGGGGACCACGTTGCAGAGGCGGTGGAGCACGGGAACGAGCAGTCCGGGGGGCGGTGGAGGCGTGCTAGCCTCATATGTTATGAGCCGCGTTGCCCTGAAATCTGCCCGCGAGATCGAGGCCATGCGCCGCGCGGGGGCGCTGGTCGCCGAAACGTTCCGTGTGCTGGACCCCTACGTCAAGCCCGGCGTGACCCTGGCCGAACTTGACCGCATCGCCGAGGAGCACATCCGCAAGGCCGGAGCCACCCCCGCGTACCTGGGCTATGGTCCCAAGAACAACCCCTTTCCGGCCACCATCTGTGCGAGCGTGAATGAGGTGATCTGCCACGGAATTCCCGGCGAGCGGGCGCTGGAGGACGGGGACATCATCGGTGTGGACATCGGCGTGCTGATGAACGGCGTGTACGGAGACGCGTGCTACACCTACACCGTGGGCACGGTCAGCCCCGAGGTGCAGGGGCTGGTGGACACCACCCGCGAGGCGCTGCAGGCCGGGCTGGACGTGGTGCGGCCCGGAGCGCGGACCGGGGACATCGGCCACGCCATCCAGACGCTCGCCGAGGGCCGGGGCTACGGCGTGGTGCGTGAGTACACCGGCCACGGCATCGGCAAGCGGCTGCACGAGGAACCCACCATCTACCACCACGGCGTGCGCTACACCGGCTTGAAGTTGCAGCCGGGTATGGTGTTTACCATCGAGCCGATGATCAACCTGGGCCGCCCCGAGACCCGGCTGCTCGCCGACGGCTGGACCGTTATCACCGCCGACAGGACGCCCAGCGCCCAGTTCGAACACACGCTGGTCGTGACGCCCAAAGGACATGAAATCCTGACGCTGTGACGCCGCAGGTTCAGCTTCCCAGGCCGCCCCGCCCGCCCAGATTTCCGCGGGGTGGCCTGCGGCCGGTCCTGCCTGCCGAGCTGGAAGACGAGTCGGTGTACCGGGGGGTGGTGATCGAAGGTGGGTCGCTGGGTGCGGGCCAGCTGCGGACCGTGTCCTTTGAGGGCGCGGTGTTCCGGGAGGTTGACCTGAGCGGAGTGGACTGGCAGCTTTTCCGGTTAAAGGACGTGCGCTTCGAGCGCTGTGATCTCAGCGGCGCGCAGTGGACCGAAGGGGCGCTGGAGCGCGTTCAGGTCACGGATTGCCGTCTGCTGGGCCTGCATCTGCCCGGCGCGGTGCTGCGGCACGTTCGCCTGACGCGGGCGCTGGCTCCGCTGTCGCTGTGGCCGGAGGTGGACGCCGCGCACCTGTGGCTGGAGGACAGCGACCTGACCGAGGCGCTGTTCACGGACGCACGATTGCCCGGCGCGGTGTTCCGGCGGTGTGCCCTGGGCCGGACCGATTTCCGCGGTGCGGGTCTGGAGGGTGCCGACTGGCGTGGCTCGCGTCTGCAGGGCGTGCGGGTGGGGGTGCGCGAGCTGACCGGCGTGACCGTCGAGCCGGTTCAGCTGCCCGAACTGGCGCATCTGCTGGGCGTACATGTCGAGGCCCTGGACGCTGAAGCGGAGTAGGGAAATACTCTGAAATTCAGTCTTCCCAGTTGATCTCTGCCCTGATCTGCGGGGTTCCGTTACCCGCCCGGGGTCTGCCCGGAGACGGCGCTCTGCTGCTCGAAGCGTTCCTGAAAAAAACGGTCCTGAAGAAAGTGCCCCTGCGTCAGCAGCCGGTCGGCAGCGGTGTGGTCCAGCCGCAGCGCGTCGCTCACTCCGGCGCTGATCTGTTCAAGCTGTTCGCGCAGCAGGGCCTCGGCGGACTGGCCCCGCGCTGCTATACGGGCGCGGGCCGCGGGCGTGAGGTCCAGGTAGGCGCGCAGCGTGGCAGGCAGGTAGTCGTGGCGGGCCTGGGTGACCAGAAACCGGTTGCGGACATCCAGGGGGGCGGCGTGTTCCCCCGCCAGCGCATCCTGAAGGCGGCACAGCAGCGCCAGGGCGTACAGCCGGTGCGGTTCGGGCAGACGCAGGGCCAGTTCGGCGGCGGGTTCGGGAAGCGGGCCGGAGAGGGCAGCGCGGTCCACCGGGTCGCGGGCCGCCTGCTCCCGCAGGAGTTCCATCCGGTGCCGGTGGATCATCTGCCGCCGCAGCAGCGGAAAGGCCACCACGCTGCCAAGGAAAAAGAGGGGGACAAGCATGTCTTCCACAGTTGCAACCTCCAGTCGGGTGGCCCGACCCTAGCGGCGCAGGCGGGGCCCGGGCGTCCTCCCAAAGGCGGAGGCTCCGCTGATCCTCCGGCCCGGCCTGCCCCCATCAGGGAATTGTGCGCGCCGCGGCGGCACCCTACACTGGCCGGGCAAGCGTTCTTGCTGGAGGAAAGTCGAGTCTTGGAAACCCTGCGCGTCTCTGCCACGTCCCGTCCCAACGCCATCGCCGGAGCCATCGCGGCGCTGCTGCGCTCTCAGGGGCAGGTCAACATTCAGGCCATCGGTCCCGCCGCCGTCAACCAGACGGTCAAGGCGCTGGCCATCGCCCGCGGTTATCTGCAGGACGACGCCCTGGACCTGTTCGCGCAGCCTGAGTTCGTGAAGCTTGAGGGCCAGGGGGAGGAGCGCACCGCCCTGACCTTCCGGGTAACGGCGGCCCGGCGGACGGCACCGTAAGCATTGGGGCTTTACCGTAAGCACTGAGGCTTTCCGGCGTCCCACCTGAAGTCTGCCGTCCCTGTCTCTCATAAAATCTGAGTGTGGTGCGCTAAGATATGGACAGGTAACTTCCGGCCTGATGGCATGGGCCATCGGGCGCAGACCCCCCTGACCCTGGAAGACGCCGCCTTTTTCCCGGCCCCGCCTTCTCCGTGATTCCCACAGCGGGCCGTGCCACTCCCCGGAGGAGCGACACCTATGTTTCTTGGCCCTT of the Deinococcus aerophilus genome contains:
- the hrpB gene encoding ATP-dependent helicase HrpB, with the translated sequence MSSVLPDLPIAAVLPEVKAALAAHPLVVVQAPPGAGKSTALPLALLNEGWLAGQSVVMLQPRRVAARAVAARLAEGLGQAVGETVGYRVRFESRVSARTRLEVVTEGILTRRLQRDPELAGVGLVILDEFHERSLNADLALALLREVQGALRGDLRVLIMSATLDPDLPARLGAPLVESMGRAYPVEVRYLPTDPVGRVEDLVARKVRQALADDEGDVLAFLPGVREIRAAAAALADVEAAVLPLYGDLGVGEQRRALLPDPGGRRKVVLATSIAETSLTIDGVRVVVDSGQSRTQAFDPATGLSRMVTGRVTRDSAAQRAGRAGRTAPGVAYRLWSERTHPLLPPARAPEVLEADLAPLTLELAAWGAPDPAALAWLDAPPAPRVETARRVLRELEAVDEAGRVTPEGQRLLEFPTHPRLAHLLTGGDARGLGPLAADLAALLEERDPLPPGSGADLSERVEALRAWRRGERARGDVAVLERVERLSRQWRSLLKVRPENEPPDPFGVGALIARAYPERVALARELQAGGVRGRFLLAGGQGVILPEGDALAGLRTLAVAHLDARPTGQGAEGRIYLAAPLDPAVLEDRAVWLESVRWETRSGTLLAQRERRVGALVLETRPLRDSSAGARAQALAGAIRGEGLHLLTFSPAAAALRARVEALRHWRTGDGWPDLSDAALLDTLEEWLGPRLGTARTREDLGRLDLLPALQAQLPWPLPQHLDDLAPTHLTVPTGSRIRLEYRADGSPPILAVKLQELFGLADTPAVNGGRTPVLLHLLSPAGRPVQITQDLRSFWNSSYFEVRKDLRGRYPRHPWPDDPWTHAPVKGVKRRGT
- a CDS encoding DUF4259 domain-containing protein, which codes for MKIWGTGPFENEVGAAFAQEVVQDGEVALAEAFDVALDPDTDFLAAEEGWRAVAAAGVLDAALNGATAALTDAALRAWVEAAEPSILAPLREGAQEALARVLGPDSELPELWEDGEDAAGWRATVQQLRASLS
- a CDS encoding M55 family metallopeptidase yields the protein MKVVISVDMEGVCGVASWVQVSPPEFGGLVNGTEYQTARERMTLEAAAAAEGALMGGATDVLINDSHDTMRNLIPELLPQAVRFTSGNDKPLSMVQGVQEDGVGALLFVGYHARAGSPRGPLAHTWNGFIRNVRVGGIDTGEYGLNALLAGHYGVPVVFASGDDVAMAEIRAELGDGVTTVAVKEGLSTYAAVHLHPAEAQRRIRDGAEQAVRAARNAQPYTTRWPAPCQLSFDHQARADACARIPDITRVDAVTVGWSSDTAYHLFQTFRMLATVAGVRLNG
- the map gene encoding type I methionyl aminopeptidase, which encodes MSRVALKSAREIEAMRRAGALVAETFRVLDPYVKPGVTLAELDRIAEEHIRKAGATPAYLGYGPKNNPFPATICASVNEVICHGIPGERALEDGDIIGVDIGVLMNGVYGDACYTYTVGTVSPEVQGLVDTTREALQAGLDVVRPGARTGDIGHAIQTLAEGRGYGVVREYTGHGIGKRLHEEPTIYHHGVRYTGLKLQPGMVFTIEPMINLGRPETRLLADGWTVITADRTPSAQFEHTLVVTPKGHEILTL
- a CDS encoding pentapeptide repeat-containing protein yields the protein MTPQVQLPRPPRPPRFPRGGLRPVLPAELEDESVYRGVVIEGGSLGAGQLRTVSFEGAVFREVDLSGVDWQLFRLKDVRFERCDLSGAQWTEGALERVQVTDCRLLGLHLPGAVLRHVRLTRALAPLSLWPEVDAAHLWLEDSDLTEALFTDARLPGAVFRRCALGRTDFRGAGLEGADWRGSRLQGVRVGVRELTGVTVEPVQLPELAHLLGVHVEALDAEAE
- a CDS encoding stage V sporulation protein S is translated as METLRVSATSRPNAIAGAIAALLRSQGQVNIQAIGPAAVNQTVKALAIARGYLQDDALDLFAQPEFVKLEGQGEERTALTFRVTAARRTAP